In Tachypleus tridentatus isolate NWPU-2018 chromosome 3, ASM421037v1, whole genome shotgun sequence, the sequence ATCTTTGATGTTTCATAACTGTCGCAACAGTAACACTTTAACAATTGGCGAAAATTACGCgtttaatgattttattcacCATAATTCAAGCCAGTCTTTTACTGTTCAGCTAAACAACTATTATGTACGGGACTTTATATGATAGACTTGTATCAGACGAAAAAGTTTTGCTTAAATTGTTGTctagaataaataaactataatttgtgACGTTgtccatttttgtttttgtttctcttgatgacgagaaacccacttgaaataaaaatatatctcagaacggctggtatgggtattaacacttttactgataaggagaaaacGTTTCCATCttccttaacctgaagatgacctaggaaggtcgaaacgttgttctctccttatcagtaaaagtgttaatacccataccagccgttctgagatatatttttgtttttgcttgtttttaagttatgtaaTTTACTTACCAGAAGAGTTGTTTAAACAATTTTCACAATAGTAATTGTGATTATCTAGCAAGTATTATTGTCAAACaacaatactttattttgtaataaaaatcacgtaaactTTAGGTTTTCTTCCACATCCTACTGAATTTGTATATTTCGAACTCAAGTCAAAGCTGTTTACAAATGGAATTGTGGTTTATGTGACCTTATCACAAATTTTACACCTtctagtttctgtacttttggcGTTTgatcagtaaattttaaaatatattatttgtctaGCATATTTATTGCCTCTGAAGTCTAAGCATTACCAAAAAAAAATTGTgcttacaatattaatattaacaatgaatttAATTAGTTTGTTAGCATCACAGAAATTAGGAAAAATTTTATTATCTGCTttagataaaatgtttaaattactaCTACAAGCAAACATTAAGCTAGAGGTGATGACGAAGttctttttgaaaacatttctacAGCATTATATGATGTAATAACCACAATGCCCGCACGCATAAAACTTATACTTAAAAGCGTTGAACTTAGCGCCTTATAGGCGATGCCGTGTGTTTCTGAAAGTTATGTGATCGAAAGTTCTATCTATGATGTTTTCAGCTATAGGTCCATACGGTGTTATAGAAACTGATGAGGATAAAATTCTGGTGAACAAAGACACTGGTGACTTAATATTCTATGAATTTGATGTTTCTGATACCGGTGTTTATAAGTGCACTATTGAATACTGGACAAGAAAGTGGGGGATAAAAGTTGAGAAACCAGTCATCGTCACTCATTTCTTGGAAGGTAAATGTCTATAAGAATCAATTTTGGCAGTGTTTAGAAACTTAAAAACTTTGAATTATGAACTGGACTCTATCAATTTCTACTACAAATTGTGCAAAGTATTAGagatttgatatatatttaaagattggttattaatttttgaaaattcatGAAATCGCCTTTTCAACTACCTACATACAGTTCACCGCTACCATTTTCGCGCTAAGCCTGAAGTCTTATGCTAAAAAAAACATGTCtgcatatataaatttattataacgaAGGAGaccttactttattattattatatacaataactaaatacatcCATACATGAAGAAATTTAATCAACAGCATTACACAATTAATAAAATTAGACATTCCATGAAGTTAGAAAACGAGATAACCTTATATTAGAAATTagaaaaattttgttgttttctttacaagtcatagaacaaataattaaacaaacaattcaaaagtgttgctgtaatattttcattaatcgtctgtgaaaatattgaaattacaaaatgctaGTTATAACAGCAAAATGTTTCTTTTGCTACAGACAGTCAAGTTCCAGTATTCTGCGACATTGGCTACTTTTCACATCAAAGTGataaaacagtacattttaaTCATTTTGAATAAGAAACTTTgaacagcttattttattaaCTAGTTAATATCTGTTACTGAgaatatctttaattttgatgTGGGTAGATATCTTCATCTgttggaaattaatattaaacttgtCAAGTATCAATGGAAAAG encodes:
- the LOC143246134 gene encoding uncharacterized protein LOC143246134, with amino-acid sequence MMFSAIGPYGVIETDEDKILVNKDTGDLIFYEFDVSDTGVYKCTIEYWTRKWGIKVEKPVIVTHFLEDSCQPEHFRGTKEETCVPSPNKISSISEHLNPLVIAAVGITPLLI